CATTTTGAAACCATTGTTTTAGCACAATTAGGAGAAACGCTGACCTACAAAACAACCGTAAAAGGACAAAACGACGATAAACCAGTCTTCTTCCCTTCTACTTCTGAAACAGAGAAACAACTAGTTTTTGAAAATCCGAAACACGATTACCCTCAAAAAATCAAGTACACAAAAACTGCAAACAATACTTTAACCGCTGAAATTTCTGGAAGCTTGAATGGGAAACCAAGCTCTGAAAAATTTGTAATGACGAAGAAATAAATTT
This is a stretch of genomic DNA from Flavobacterium endoglycinae. It encodes these proteins:
- a CDS encoding DUF6265 family protein, whose translation is MFQKITLVALIIAFVSCQKKETVEKDKIKLADWLIGNWENTSPEGILSENWQKLNDSTFSASSYFIKGKDTLHFETIVLAQLGETLTYKTTVKGQNDDKPVFFPSTSETEKQLVFENPKHDYPQKIKYTKTANNTLTAEISGSLNGKPSSEKFVMTKK